From one Eucalyptus grandis isolate ANBG69807.140 chromosome 9, ASM1654582v1, whole genome shotgun sequence genomic stretch:
- the LOC104420234 gene encoding glutamic acid-rich protein-like, producing MQVKYETKSPSWQHLHFLVLLCILASPKRLPRDNLIPHKYRSWYHHYHDGRRECPIPEGDVPLYVLETAFGLGTADPKDGSVVDAKDPKLESDPKSLVYSAEGTNYSKEKREIVGQEERPEEDQEWDWPEEKLAEEEPVEGESEEEDPEEDESDEDSEEEEDDPEEDLKYDLDED from the exons aTGCAGGTGAAATATGAGACTAAG TCCCCTAGTTGGCAGCACCTCCACTTCCTCGTCCTCCTATGCATTTTGGCATCCCCGAAGAGATTACCAAG AGACAACCTGATACCCCACAAGTATCGATCATGGTATCATCACTATCATGATGGACGAAGAGAATGTCCCATCCCGGAAGGTGATGTGCCTCTGTATGTTCTGGAGACAGCATTCGGGCTGGGGACGGCAGACCCTAAGGATGGGTCGGTAGTGGATGCCAAGGATCCTAAGCTTGAGAGCGATCCTAAGTCACTAGTATACTCAGCCGAGGGTACTAACTATAGTAAAGAAAAACGAGAGATAGTTGGGCAAGAGGAAAGACCGGAGGAGGATCAGGAGTGGGATTGGCCAGAGGAGAAACTCGCAGAAGAGGAACCTGTAGAAGGAGAGTCTGAGGAGGAGGACcctgaagaagatgaatcaGATGAAGACTCtgaagaagaggaggacgaTCCAGAGGAGGATCTAAAGTATGACCTGGATGAGGATTGA